The genomic region atataataataagagttaaacattatcacgcagagttatacatatggcaacaagagttatacattaaagcTACGATTATTCAAACTCTAatcgagttatactacaaatagcTGCAGATTCGGTGAAAAATTGAATAagttctaatgttattctgaaagtagagttatacatatggcaacaagagttatacattatgaaagctaaagttattcaaaatgtaatcagagttatactacaaatgacaATGAGTTCATTGAAAAATTGAATTTCTAATGTTATTACgaaggtagagttatacatatggcaacaagagttatacattctgcaagtagagttatgCATATAATAAGAAAAGTTATACATTCAGAAAACTTAAGTTATTCAAATGTTGTCGATTTTATACTGATAGATAAGCTGCAGTTCATcgaacaattgtataacttctatgttggacaatgtaactttggcactatatctagcaacttcaCCAACTACTACATAAAGTTgatgccaaaatgttgttacctgggttgtactctacgttgaaactttttACGTCGATTGAATCCTTTACGacagtcacttcaactccatcgacttcaaAGATAGCCGACactcttacatgtatcgattgagcaaatgacctctagttggaattccttgaaaacctcacgggtataaacatccgacgcatattcctctatgggtaaatgcgtccccattgccggtgttgagtgtcggttttcatggtcaagtctcttctgcgtatgccgttgatggtccatagcgctttcaaaacgcatccaaaactccactaacgtaccGACTTTCgctcgaacttcttaaaaaaactattagtgCTCTCGATCTCcgggttgtcctcattacaccacccatgttcaagtccctgcaatgtgccatcacccattggctccttttatcgtacgcttctgtaaaccagtcttcgttcacaagaccatgcgcttccattatttctgcccacctagcgtcaaagtcgtgcgcttcgatgttgtcgtcccatataatgttgttcatTTCTGAAtgaactccttataatcctcccttgtcaccccgacctttgatggcaccttgttcattatatgccacatgcaaaatcggtggcgtgcaCTCTTGAAagcaaggggtacggccttaataatgcccggACACTGATCcgtgataatgtacttgggttcctttcctCCCATAGCATTCAGAAACTtgttgaaaacccactggaaggattcatggtcttcatgggcaatcaatgccccacagaatgtcactgaccgcttatggtgatctatgccagtgaatggcgtgaaaatcatattgtacttgtttgttgagtacgttgggtcgtacgacactgcatctccaaaaacggagtagttccttctagcgattACGTCACCCATATTGCGCTTCAAGGTGTTATCCTtatcaacttcataatcaaaataaaacccctgcctattttgtgccatattcttgaaccggtcaatgaacaattgaccgtcccgtttatggatgaagcacttcacatctcggtggaagttcttaaaatcatttaaggatgcaccaatgttctcgaacccgtttacgaactccttacacatgttgtacgtccttgttgctcctatcctcaactgcagtggACAACAAATCCTTATCAGTGCTGAATAATAACCAAGAATTCCTCAACTATAACCCTTTCGGCTATTCTTataacttcttattatttataacttttagGTTTACATAACTTTATCATCTCGGtgaataactttagaagtttgccatttaattagtggatgtttgtttaatagtaaactaaccctggagttgtacattatcaagtacttgtgaaaatcttctatgttccgcgacatcttaAAATCGACGATCCTCActcgatacaagctcgtgattatgccccatgtggaatcggtcaattactagtaatccattcttcataaatagcctgacatgtgctttacaccctaccctcttgactgtatatttcctcCGGTTCGCAGATTCTTTTTCCCATTGCATTCcttcttccctaatcccggtatcatttttttttaattatcgcttctccttttgggacatatgtgaatccctctctgttgcaaaccagcaactttgacCTGATTTCACCGTCacgccattttttcgtcgagtacttccgaacatcaaacccggttgccaatgcataaactttatagaatgtcactgcctcgtcgatttcaaaaaattgttgccctacacacggtgtaaactccgctgccaaatgcttacaatactcagttTCCGCTGCCTTGCGACCATCTGAGCAGAATCAATCATCCATGAACtgattaagaaatacataactcaacgcatatactgtataactctatgcacatacggtataactctgggcacagactgtataactttgggtgtataatgtataactttagtcatacaaTTTATAACTCTGGTCACAGAATGTATAACTGTAGTCAGATAACGTATacctctagtcatacaatgtataactctagtcacagtttgtataactctagtcatacaatgtataactctagtcacagtttgtataactctagtcatacaatgtataactctagtcacagtttgtataactctagtcatttaatgtataaccctagtcacactgtataactctggtcacagaatgtaaaactctagtcaaataatgtataactctagtcatacaatgtataactctagtcacagtttgtataactctagtcatacaatgtataactctagtcacagtttgtataactctagtcatttaatgtataactctagtcccaGTATTCATAATtctagtcattcaatgtataactctagtcacaatgtataactctggtcatacgatgtataactctagtcacagtttgtataactgtagtcatttaatgtataaccctagtcactctgtataactctggtcacagaatgtaaaactctagtcaaataatgtataactctagtcacagtattcataattctagtcattcaatgtataactctagtcacaatgtataactctggtcatacgatgtataactctagtcacagtttgtataactctagtcatttaatgtataaccctagtcacactgtataactctggtcacagaatgtaaaactctagtcaaacaatgtataactctagtcacagtattcataattctagtcattcaatgtataactctagtcacaatgtataactctagtcatacgatgtataactctagctacacaatgtataactctaggcagagaCTGTAAGATGCATAACTCATTCTACACagtgtataactcttagcaaataatgtataactctaggtatataatGCATAACTCTAGGCTTACTTTGTATTCTAGGTATATAATAATATATGGAatgcgaagggttataagatttcaagcagggatatggcacaacttcctaaacaaaattcgtattaatttaagcatcaaaccccaaacatattaattaaaaaacaactcaaaggacacattactaattataaattcattctaCTATCTAAAAAACCAGTTCATTATAtccctatctccaccctaaactcaaaaccctaaatcgttaaaacctaataataaactccaaacttccttcaacaacaatgaatgatgccattcgtaatacatgcattatgaccgagtacaataAGAGTTTCATACGCCGGTTGCTTGACATTGAGAGGAGGTACAGGACCTACCTTGAGGACGCTcagatcgcactcaaggacgccaaagaaaatggcttgTCGAGAAGCGAGATAATGCGGCTATTAGAAGATATTGCATCTcatgaacgaaacctccaaatagcaaaggaggagaggatgaatatcatagaagagaattcaTCCCTATATGAACACCTAAGAactgtatttttagcaatgcattaagtttatgtatctatatctattaattaagttcatgtatgttaaatgtgggtttgttttactatcctctccatcatcttctttgttttattttatttaatttgttttactaacaaacaCAGAAATactaagcgaataataattacAGAATAAACAATGAaggagaaaaacacatgcaaataacatgtataactctgggtacagaatgtataactgcaggcatttaatgtataactctaatcatacaatgtataactccagccaaaatgtgtataactctaatcatacaatgtataactccagaCAAAATGTGTATAATTCTAATCATactatgtataactctagacacagcctgtataactctaatcataaaatgtataactctagacacagctcgtataactctatgcatttaATGTATGACTCTAtgaacagtctgtataactctagtcatacaatgtgtatctagagttatacatcgcatgactagagttatacattatctaTATCTATTAATTTAAGTCACAATGACTgttcatagagttatacattgtgtataactctaggtTTATAATGCATAACTGTAtggatataatgtataactctaggcacgaTCAGTATAACTCTAGttatacgatgtataactctacatacacaatgtataactcttcgcataaaatgtataactgtaggcatataatgtataactctatggatacaatgtataactcttcgcataaaatgtataactgtaggcatataatgtataactctatggaTATAATCTATAACTCCAAACACAGtctgtatatgctaagagttatacattatatgcctagagttatacattgtagagtGTATTACTGTAGttccagaatgtataactctagtcatacaatgtataattcGTACATATATATGGATAATTCGTACatatatatgtataactctatacacagtctgtataactctaatcatacaatgtataactcttgacacagcctgtataactctaggcatataatgtacaactgtccacatcctataacttcacttaatgaatgtataaacttcagctataacatgaataactatatcaaaattggttgttTAGTAAGAGTTTTTACGCACAATTTAGGGTTTGAGTTACTCTGTTACTTGAATCTGcaggaaattgtcaaagagttttacaaaaacCCACGATGAATATAGAATCGCATGTTGACACCAGTATTctgaagttatacatatttggGTTGAGTTATACTAAAACCCACTTTGAAGTTATAATTCGTACTTTatcaagcttttaaatttccatcattttttgccatcaacaacaagctaccaaaatgaaataaGAACCTGTCATTTTTTGCCATTAACATCAACCTACAATAATAACCTAGACACAAATAAGAAAGTAAACAACTCACCATTgacggcaacttcaatctgcatatgatccattTCACAAACACCGATTTGTCATTTCTGCTTGTTTTCTCGATGAACACGAGAATTTAATTTCTCTTCAACAAAGTTATTTGATGATGATCACTGATGTAGTTTTACATGTGCGctgaaatttctcttatttttttgatgattGATATTGTATTTTAAATATTTACGATCGTTTTTTGAggatttttagggtttttcttGTTGGatgttttgaatggtgaaaagaggagggaagcatgcaAAATGATATAGGAGGCTTTGTTTATTGTTATTGTCCGCGGGATTTGATATGGACGCAGTACATAAACAGTGACAGTGGTCCCTCTCTCACACAATCaccattttccttgtttttttttgctctaaaaaacacgccctctctcctcatctcatcccttcaatcccttcatccaagggctcttataaagacttagggccttataaggtatgaaggccttataagaaccactctatatatatatatatatatatatatatatatatatatatatatagagagagagagagagagagagagagagagagagagagtcgggttcaggtacgaactaaagttcggtgcgaaccgtacgaactgacCCCCCTATAAAACAGACGAAAATTCTCATCAGTTCTTCGTTCCTCTTTCGGACACCATTAATGCGATAACAAATTCTCATCTTGATTTCTTCGTTTCTCTTTCCGACACCATTGCTGCGCATCAATCAAACTCCATTATTGCACCTCGGAATACAAATTCAAGGTAAGTTTTAATTCAGATTTTGAAACAAATCCAATTTAAAAACTTAGGGTTTGCTTAAAAATTTAACTTGATTAGTTTTTTGGTTTAAGATGGTATTTTGTCGTTTTGATTCTAGATTTGTTGGTTCATTACttgattaaaattattgtgaTCGAAAAATTAGAGTTTCTTTGTTGATAGAACCATCTGATTTTGGTAATAATCTAACAAGAACGATTTTTTATTTCAGATGGTAATAATTGAAGAAGAAGATTCGGTAATGGCAGAAGTTATAGGTAACTACTGTTGCATGTTCTTTGTATCCAGCAAGTTAAAAATGTGTATGTATGTAGATGTATGAATGTGTCTTCAAATCTTGTTGTTTACATATAATTTGAAGGAGGGAAGTATCGTGATacattattttattattgctgCTAATTGTGACCCAAAATAAGTTGCTTTCAAAAGTTGTGTGTATCTAGGTAGTTGAGGATGTGTTTCTGTCAATATTAAAAAATGTATGATTGTAAATTTGCAGGGAGTATTACTTTGATTGACTTAGATATTAAGGCTCTGTTTGGATTTTGAGATTCTGTTTGGATAAACTGTCGTAGTTGATTTCAGGATCCTGGGTTTTTGTTTGTAAGCAACGACTATCAATTATGGTCTAAAAAGTGTATACAACCACCTGAAGGTGTGTTTGTAGAAGCACTTAAAACTGTATCTAGCTACCCTTAGATACCATAGAGGGAATGGGATGAAAATAGTGAAATAAACAAAAGGTAGCAAAGTGTATATAGCTTCACAAATGAGTGTATATAACTACGTAGACGATTGTATGTAACTTGACAAATTAAATTACGTGTTCCACTACCTAAAAGATTTTGGGATTATGTTTGATTCCAGAATTCAGTTCTTTTCATTAGCTCAAATATTGATTTTCTGTGCAGACATTGTAGAGGTTACTAATGTGCAAGCGTCTTCAAGTAATTCAAAAGAAAATCAATTACTTGTCACTAATGTACCAGGTATTAAATTGTAGCTTCTAATTAACTAATGTATTGTCTAAGAAGCTTGTGTAGGTGgtaacagataaaattaaaatcatttccttttgttttttttgttgttgtagcCACCCCAGAAGTTGATTTCGATAATCAAATAGTGGGATTGCCAAGATGCTCAGCAGAATTAAAACCAACATTGTGGATGAAATTTGCAACTTTGGAAGAAGGCATACATTTTTATGAGGAATATGCCAAGGTTTGTGGGTTCCTTACTAGGTTAGACTCAACAAAATTAGTTGACGGGATAGTTACACACAAGTGGTGCGTGTGTAATAAACAAGGCAAAAGTAATCACAGGGGTACAAAAAGGAAGAGGGCCCTTACGCGAATTGGTTGTCAGGCTAAGGTTAGTTTTAGAAGAATTCAAACGGGTGAATACGGGATTTATGATTTTGTTGAGGTTCACTCACATGCTGTGAATACGCCAACAACTATGATACATTTGAAACCATGTAGGGATTTAAACTTGgttcacaaaaaaatgataatGGATAATGCTCATGTAAACCATGGTCCTGTGCAAACATTTAGGATGTTCAAACAGTATGTGAAGGGATACAAAAATGTGGGTGCTTCTTTACaagatttcaaaaaaatttcaagggATGTTAAGAAATACATCAAAAAATATGATGCCCAGATGTTAATAGAGAACTTCATGCAGAAAAAGGCTATGTCTCCATCTTTCTATTTTGACTTTGATGTGGACGATCAAAGCAGAATAACTAAGCTTTTCTGGGCAGATCcaatatcaattaaaaattaTGCCCTTTTTGGTGATGCTGTTTCTGTTGATGCCACTTATAActtcaaccaatataaaatggtgTTTGTCCCTTTCACGGGTGTTGATAACCATAAGGGTTGCGTTACTTTTGCAGCGGGTTTGATACGAAACGAAAATGCAGAATCATTTTCGTGGTTGTTTCAAAATTTTGTAACGGCTATGGGTGATCGCTATCCTATTACTATAATAACTGATCAATGTAGAGGCATCAAAAAAGCTGTTAAGGGTGTGTTTGGTGACAAAACACGCCACCGACTgtgtatgtggcatataatgaagaaGTTGCCTGACAAGGTTGGTCCATCGATTTCCCACGACACAacttttttgaaggaaattaactCAGTTGTTTGGGATGTAGAAATCACTCCAGAAGATTTTGAATCGAAATGGAATTCGATAATTTCCTCATATGAGCTTTGTGATAACAAGTGGTTGAAGAAAATGTTTAAGCACCATGCTCTTTGAATTCATGCTTACATTAGAGACACATATTTGGGTGGGATTTTGCGCACAACATCAAGGTCAGAGTCTGAAAATAGCTTCTTTGGAAACTTCACCAACCCACATGTCACACTTgtcgagttttggatgcgtttccaAATAGCAGTGGATGCTCAGAGATAGAAATATTCTAAGGTAATGGCTGATGATAAGAACtgttatccaaaattgacaacCCCTCTCCTTTTAGAAAAAGCAAGCTTCTGAGTTTTACACAATcgttatattttatatttttcaaGTAGAAGTCCAAGCAGCATGTTATACTTGTGGCCATTTACCATCACCAAATGCAAGTGGTGCGAATGATAATATTTCAATAATTGATCGTGAGAAAGACAAGGAATACAAAGTTGATTTAAGTGATAATAAGTTCTCTTGTTCTTGTAAGAtgtttgaaagaattgggatacTCTGTAGGCACATTTTATGGGTGTTGAAAGATAGGGGATTTGATCATATACCTAAAGAGTATTTAGCATTGAGATGGAGCAAATCTGCAACCTCCCACCCTCTTTCTACTGATGTTGGAAAAAAATCAGACTAGCGATTGTGTGTCAATCGAAAGTCGCCAGAACAATATAAGTGAATTATGGTCGGAGGTATTTAATGCAGTCTCACTTGTTGAGGATAGTGAGGAACATTCTGATGCGCTATTTCAATTGCTCCGGAGTTTCAATGAAAAGTTGATTATTTCAATTAAGTCGGGAAAGTCAAAAGATAAGAAAGCTGAGATTGAGATGCTTCTTGGGTCAAAAATTCCAACTGAAGTTACTGTTTTACCACCAGAGAAATGCAAGAATAAGGGATCGGGaaagaagataacatcaaacaagGAAAAGGCAGTCTTGGAAAATGCAAAGCCTCTGAGAAAATGCCGTGCTTGCGGTGAAATGAGTAACCATGATAGTAGAAATTGCCCGAGTCGACTCCCTTGAAACTGAATTCAGTGAGTTTTTGGTTTATGTGGCATTTGTAGATGTCACTCAAAAAGTCTGTTATGTTTTGTAATGTTATGTACTCACTTAAAAACCGATTTCAGTGGGTTTTTGGTTCATGTAGTTTATGGAAAGACTGGTTTTGTATAAACTTCCAACttttttttatttacgtttttacgCTGCTGttttttttactgtttttatACTGACTATGGATTGACGGAGTATAGAGGGGGTTAGTGTATACATTGTATTCAAATAGGGAGGTGGGCTGACTAGAGTGTATGTAGCTGCGGAAGGAGTGTAACTAGGAGTCAAACAAAGTGTATGTAGCCAACTGAACAAGTGAAACTAGCAGTTAAAAAAAATAGGATTCCGAAAACTTGAAAAAGCCAAAATTTAAGATGCAACATCATTTCAATGAACTCTTGAACATCAAATTACTCCAAccaaatcattttttttctttattatgGACTCGTGGAGTGTAACTACCAGTCCGGAAAAGTGTATGATCACAATGCGTCATTGTATACTTGTTTATATAAACTAGGAAAACACATCATCTCTTTTATATAAATTTAGTCttaaatttttcatattcttagATGAAAAAATGGACAAAAAGTTCTGAATTCTCCTACAAAGATGGCGTTTGTACCGaacatccttttctaaaaatattgaaggagtgtatctagcagttCGAACAAGTGTAGCTAGCAGTCCAAACAAGTGTATCTAATTGCCCAGAGATGTTCAAAGTTATTTCCTTTGAAACGTTACAAACAGCACAAGGAAACTAAAAAATGTGAAATACTAGACAAAGTCACCCCGACTTAATCAACCTCTTCAAAGTACAAACCACTCTTGCATGAAAAATACAAATGTGAACTGATGCTGAATCCTTTGAAATGAGGCTTGATTAAAAAAAATGATCCAATAATCTTCATCATCAACCATTGTGAAAAATCGCCTGGAGATTAAAAAAAGAATGACATGAGgttgaattattttaaagcaaCATATGGATGTGTAAGGTGTATGTAGTGACAGACTATAGTGTATGTAGCCATCTTAACGAGTGTATCTAGCGGTTCAAAAAACGTAATGTAGCCAACCTGAAAAAGTGCTACGTCTTTCAGTAGACTAACGGAACTTCATATTTAATTTATAAAGATTACAACTCAAAAAACGTAATCGCAATTGCTGGCTGACAGTAGGCATCTCAGAAAACCGTAAGGTTCACACTCTTCCCTCTTTTTCTCATCACCTCATGCTTGAAGTTTTATTCTTTTCCTACCTACTGTTTCTTCCTTTCAGTTGACTATTAAATTAATTACAGCATTCCGACACAATAATTCTAACGTGATACGTCTTTCAGTAAACTAACGGAATTAAGACTTATAACTTACAAGCAGCATAACGTGGAACGAGAGACTATCATGGGAGATCATCTCcctaaacaataaaaaaatattgACTACAAATCCTAATTCTGCTACTGCACCTAATATGACTAAACTACCCCTTGTTCAagtttttgactttttttttttagtttaaaaagtgtatctaacaatttaaaaAACTGTATCAACCTGAACGACTCCTAAGATGACAAATCAAACATATAAAAATACAGAAAAAGGATACCTGAGAAGTGTTTTTCTCCCATTTTATCAGCTGCAACATAATTTGTCGTCGATAAGCAATCAAGTcctgcaaaacaaaaaaaaaaggcagaaatttaagataaaatggcagCCCGAAAGAAGTACGTATCCTCCACCAGGGTCCAAGCAGTCTTCATTGTTAGTGATTCTGTTGACTGGAGTAGGGATATTCAAGTTGTTCCCATAATTCTTCCCTGAGTGTATTAGCGCTAATGTACTTTTATTAAAGACAGGGTGCATTTCCCACAGAACGGTTTAGCATGGGTGCATTTAGGGTATCATTACAGTCCGTTTACAACAGGTAATGTAAAGCTGGTCGAATCTCTTAAAACATGGGACAGAAATGACAgaaatttaagataaaatggcagaaaatttaagataaaacatatatgaattaTCAAGTCCATTAAACTCACTTTGTAATATTTCTTGTCCGTCCACAAATCTGTATTGAACATTGCACCTTTCAGAAACTTCATGACATATACTCCGCAATCAAAACTATTCAAGCAACATATGATGTTGAAAatgatattaaaataattaacattaaGCAAAAAATAACACAAAAATATATAACAAACTAACGTGTTTGCTTGCTGAGGTACATCCTTGACTTCAGTAGGAAACAAACCGATGGCCTTGACGCGCTTGTAACCATTGGTGTTGGGTATCTGATTTGCAACATTGACTATCTGTGAACAACAAACAATCAACAAAAATACTTGTATGAATATCTTAGATTGTGACTTCTAGActgaattaaaataaaaaatggcGACCATACAATATCCTCCACATAAGTATTATATTCCTCCACAGCTTTCTTATCATTTTTCCTATATTTCTTGAGAGAGTCCAAAATGTAGTTCTTCTCCTCCTTGAGATCagacacacaagctaaccaatgGTTACCATCTTTGCCGATTGTGAAAAAAAACCTACATAAAAGCAAAATGATTTACATAGGTAAGTAACTAGGATATGCATGGTAATTAGTATTTTATGCATATATTATCACAGTTTGGACATTAGTAAATTTACCTTCTCAATAGTTGCTCCATCTTTTGGCGTGTAGTGCATCTTAAGATGAGGGCACCAAACAAAGTTTACCTCGTTAACCTTTAATTGTAGCTTAGCATACTgacaaattaaaaaaataagTTAATAAACTATACTAACAAATATATGACATCTGTTTTTTCTTTTGGAACATAGTTGAGATGACATATTATTCCTCAcaaaaatgaagtaaataagGGAAAAGTAAAAAGTAAATTCAAAATGTACTACTTAGATACATACCCTCACAGTTGAAGGCAAGTACAGAATATCTGGTCGATTATATGTACACATCACACCAAACATGTCAATCACCTACAAATGTAAATAGTGTTACAAAATTTTAATCACCTATCTGGTCGATTAAATGAAAAATGTTtatatacactactacaaatttaggcaactacaacgcccctttaacaacgattattcacgaaaatcacaatagacgttgtagaatgtatggcgcgaattttactaaaatcaattacaacgggtatagttataaaaaccgttgttattatttttaacaacgggtcacacatgcggaaccgttgttaataatttggcgcaaaattggcgcaaagttagtgaaaagtaatcacaacggttacttttgaaacccgttgttaaaacatatttgacaacgggtgttttttacaaccgttgttaaaacatatttcacaacggttgttgtttaataaccgttgtcaataccttccatactataaaccacacaaaaagAAGTCTGCTGCatgaccacaaaacacaacccttaatacacaaacacaaaacaaagcagacaaacaaacacaaaacacatacacactctctttctctctttctctatttctctctttctcatcgtcgctttatcttctcgccgtcattgtgatttcatcgtctattacgttctgtatttatcaggtaaatctcgccgtcactgtcatcgtcattattttatttttctatttatttcttttgcatatatgtgtttttatcgaccattatgttatttgtttaagtattgttcgcataattagttactaaaacaatgaagaagcaagatgaagaagtaagataaacataattaatatatatatatatatatatatttataaatacataaattaaaaaaaaaaattacatatgtaaaaatgcaattcttatattttcatggaggatcttattgtgttctatcgtatccatcctctcctccttggctatttggaggttccgttcgcagattgctatatcgtcatat from Silene latifolia isolate original U9 population chromosome 3, ASM4854445v1, whole genome shotgun sequence harbors:
- the LOC141649659 gene encoding protein FAR1-RELATED SEQUENCE 5-like translates to MSVYNYVDDYIVEVTNVQASSSNSKENQLLVTNVPATPEVDFDNQIVGLPRCSAELKPTLWMKFATLEEGIHFYEEYAKVCGFLTRLDSTKLVDGIVTHKWCVCNKQGKSNHRGTKRKRALTRIGCQAKVSFRRIQTGEYGIYDFVEVHSHAVNTPTTMIHLKPCRDLNLVHKKMIMDNAHVNHGPVQTFRMFKQYVKGYKNVGASLQDFKKISRDVKKYIKKYDAQMLIENFMQKKAMSPSFYFDFDVDDQSRITKLFWADPISIKNYALFGDAVSVDATYNFNQYKMVFVPFTGVDNHKGCVTFAAGLIRNENAESFSWLFQNFVTAMGDRYPITIITDQCRGIKKAVKGVFGDKTRHRLCMWHIMKKLPDKVGPSISHDTTFLKEINSVVWDVEITPEDFESKWNSIISSYELCDNKWLKKMFKHHAL